The Micromonospora sp. NBC_00421 DNA window CTTGATGACTGCGGCTTCCGTCTTGCCCCGGACGTGTCGACGGTCCGGAGATCCGTCGTCCTTCACGCCGACGGTCACCCGTCCGTGCCAGGAACCATCAGTGCCGAGGTAGATGCTCGACGCCCCGTTGGGCTTGCGTCCCATTCGTCAGGCTCCTTTCGTCAGGCGGCGTGGTCGAGTGGCGTCGGGTCGGCCAGGAGATCCCGCACGTACTCGTCGAGGCAGAAGGTGGGCACTCGGCGAAGACGGCCGATGGTGACGGTGCGGATCTGTCCGGCCTTGATGAGGGCGTACATGGTGGTACGGCCGATGCCGAGTCGCTGGGCGGCTTCTTCGATGGTCAGGACGACGCGGTTGTCGGTGCTGGGCACTGTCTCTCCCCGTGTTTCCGTGGCGTGTATCGACAGGAGCGGATAGAGCAGGTTGCTGAGAGCGCCGTAGCGCCAAGATCTCGGGCGGCATGGTGTTCGGCCATGCGTCGGTTCGTTGTGTGGCTCTCAGTGGGCCGGTGTGGGCGGGGGTGTGGGCGGCCGTGGGTGGTGCTGTGCGTGGGAGGGCTGAACCATCTCCGCATCTCCGCATCTCCGCAAACATGGCTGTGAGCTGGGCGAATGCTTGCGGAGATGCGGAGTTCCGTTGAGGGGTCATCTCCGCAAAGAGGTGTGATCTCCGCAGTGTTTGCGGAGATGCGGAGATCGATGGTTCTCTAGGTGGTGATCTCCGCAGGGTGTTTCCGCTGGTAGAGCGGGGTTGGTGCGGCGTTGCGGAGATGCGGAGATGGTTCAGCAGGTTTCACCCCTGGTGGTGCTCGACCCAGAACACCGACCGGTCGCCCCGGTCGTTCTTGCCGGCCCGGACGACGTGTTCCCCGCGCCACCGTCCGGCCTGCCCGGTGAGCAGTCGGCCGAGTTGCAGCGGGTTGGGTAGCCGGCCGTTGTGGGTGGTGATGAACTGCCCGTCCCACGGGTCGTTGATGTCACTGCCGAGGTGCAGGGGTTCGGCGTCCTGGCGGAGTTCGGCGGCGGTCATGGGCCGGTTGCCGTGACGGTCGTGCCAGCAGGTGAGGAACGCCCGCCAGCGGGTTTCGTCTTCGTCGATCTCGCGGATATCGGCGGCGTTGGTGAGGAAACCATCGATGCCGTGATGGTGGAGGAATCCGCCGAGGGCTTGCGCCCAGGGGGTGAACTGCCGCATCGACAGTCCGGTGACCCGTGGTGCTCCCTGGCGGGTCCAGTCGAGGACGAGGACCAGGAGGTGCCACAGGACGGTGAGTTGGTTGGTGGGGTTGGTGATCCATTGGTCGAGGTGGGGGATACCGAATCCGGCTTGGTCGCGGAGTTCGGGGCGGGGCATGTCGGGGTCGAGGCGCACCCGGACGGTGCGAGAGGCCATGTCGCCGCCGACTTGCAGGTTGTTGCCCGTGGCCATCCATAGCCGGTCGTTGACGGTGGCGACGTTGCGGGATGCGCCCAACTGCCGGTCGGACCACACACCCGAGGTGACGAGCTGCGCGAGCACCGCCGAGTCGATGACGGTTCCCTCGGCGAGGTTGTCCCAGATGACCACGCCGACCTGCTCTGCCAACACCGCCGTGATGGACTTGCGGAGTTCTTCATCCGAGTAGGCCCAGGTCATGACCCGTTGCCCGTAGAGCATCCCGGGGCCGGCGGTGAGGATCGTCTTCCCCGATGACGGCATGGTCGCGTCGATGAGCGCGAACGGCGTCAGGGAGCGGGTGAAGTGCCGCAGGATCGGCGTGGCCAGCAGCGCCACGTAGTTGGCCCGGTCGGCGGCCGATGACCACGGGAAGTCCCGCAGGAACCGGCCGAGCAGGAACGTACGCGCCTCGTCGACCTGCTCCGGGGTGGGGTGGTCGGGCACGGGTGGCAGGGCGACTTTCGAGGCGAGGTAGAGGCCGGTAGGCGCGTCGTAGCCGGGCTGCTGCAACAAGGTGCCGTCACGGCGCAGCACCGGGGCACCGATGATGCCGCGTAGCGGCGGCACGCCGGGCCAGGTCTTGCCGGCCAGCACCGATGACAGGATGTCGCGTGGTGGGGTCACCTCGTCTTCGAACATCTCAGGGTCTCCTGTGTCGCTCTTGCGAGTCTTGAGGCGGTAGACGTAGGCGTGTTCGGCGAGCAACCCGGCCAGACCAGCGGGGTTGACCATGCTCGCGGACACGGGCAGCGGGGAGTCTTCGTCGGCGGCGGTGGCCAGGCCACCGGAGACCGCTTCCATGTGGACCAGGGAACCGGCGGACACGTACGTGTCGGGCAGCAGCCCGTCGACCAGGGCGGCTTTGAGCACGCGGATGGTTTCCGGGCCGGACCCGATTTGCAACCGCGTCGTCATGCCGCCGCCTTTCCGGTCCCGGCCAGGTGGCGCGGGTTGCGTGCCCCGACGCGCAGCCCGGACGCGATCGTGCGCGCCACCTCCCCGGCCCGCAGCCCGATCGACAGGGCGGCCGGTTCGAGGACCGCGTACACGTCGGTGTCGGTGAGCGCGCCTCCGGCGGCCAACTGGCCGAGTGCCACGGCCGAGGTGAACAGGGCGTGATTGCGGTGCCCGTCGGGGGCGGCGGTGAGGTGGGCGACCTGCCTGCGGATCGCGGCAGCGAGGTACGCGCCGCGCCGATCCGGCGGCAACGCCACCGCAGCAGGCCGGTAGGTCGGCCGCACGGTGGGCGCCAACAGGTCGGCCAGCCATCCGGGCAGCGGGGCGGGGTCGACGTCAAGGGCGATCGTGTAGGGGCGGCGGTTGACGGTGGAACCGGCGGCCACCACGTACCCGCCGTGGGATCGGGTGTCGACCTTCCAGCCGATCCCACCCCACTCCCCGACGGTGTTGCCCAGCATCGGGCCGGTGGCCGGGTGGCGGTAGAACAGGTGGCTTCCGCCCCGGCCGGTGCGCTGCATGTACGTCGGATCGACGGTGCCGTGGTGCCGGTCGGCCAGGGCGATGAGCACGTCTGCCCCGTCGCGCGCCCCGGCCCATTCCGCCGGTGGGACGTCGGCGGGGTGTTTGGGCACGTCCAAGTCGACCACCACCAGACCGGACGGCCCGCAGGCGACGCCGATGCCGTAGGGCTGTTGCGTCCAGGCGCGGCGGATGCGGTCCGGGTCGGTGGTGGCCCGGTCTTCCCACCCGACGTGACGGCCGGCGGCCCGGCAGCGGGGGTCGGTGCGGTCGCAGCGGTCAGCGGTGCACCGGTTCGGGAACGCGGGCCGCTTCGCGTGGTCGTCGTCGGGCCGGGTGTCGGGGCGTAGCGGGAAGACGTGCCAGCCGCGCGCCGCGCAGGCGAGCGCAGCGGCGAGCAGCACCGCAGAGTCGATCATGAGAAGTTCCTTCCGGGCACAGGCGGTCCGGTGGCCAGCACACGGGGGGCGCTGGCCACCGGGAGGTGAGGGCGCGAAGCGCGCCGGTCAGGCCGTTGGGGTTAGGTGAAGCACGCGCCGTTGTCGCAGAGCGCGTCATCGTCAGCGGGGTCGAAGCCGGGAAGCATGTCCTGCGCAGCGGTCACGGCCAGCGCAAGAGGCCGGTTGAAGCGGGTCAGCCACACGGGGTCTTTGCCGAGCGCGGCCCGCCGGGCGTTGAGCAGGTTTTCCAGGTCGCACGCCCGGCGGAACATCTCCGGTCGGTCCCGGCGCGTCTCGGCCCACGTCGCGGGCCGCCGGAACGGGCAGAACCAACAGGCGCTTTTCGGGGGTACCGGGAGGCCGGCGGCGGTGATGATGCGGGCGCAGTCGTGCCGGCGCAGCGGCGGCGCTTGGTCGAGCAGCGGGTAGACGGTGCGTTCGTAGGGTTCGGCGCGGCGGTTGTTGACCCGTTCGATCTCGTCCAGGCTGATGCCCACCCCGACCGTCGCCGGGTTGTCGGCACTCGCGCCGTGGGCTTTGAGCCACCGGCCGATGACCTTGATTTTGAAGTCGGCCGTACACGAGCGAGTGCCGGGCGCTCCGTTGGACATCCGTACGGGGATCGGCAGCGACCGCGATCCCTCACGGGTCAGCCGGCCGTACAGGGTTTCCGTGGTGCCGTCACGGCGGACCCGGTCGAGTTCGTGAAGTTGGATGCCGTGCAGCGCCGCGTAGGGCTTGGCGTACTGCTCCAGATAGACCAGGGTCGCGGGGTCTTCGGAATCGTCGCCGACGTTGGCGAACAGAAACACCGGGAATTCAATCCGCCCGGTAGCGGCCAGCACCAACGCGGCGGTCGACTGCACCCCACCGCCGTAGGAGAACACCCTCACGCCGCACCCCCGGAGAGTCGGTCGGGAAACCGCAGCACGGTCGCACCGTCGTCGCTCGTGGGCCGTGCTGGCGGGATCGTGCGGCGGGTGGGGGTGATGTTCAGGCGTAGGTAGAGCTGGGCGCGGCCCGCGTCGGCCCCGGTCAGCATCCGGCGCTGCCCTTGGCAGGCGAGACGGCCGGTCGCGGCCAGAACACGCGCGGCGGCGTCGAGTTCGGCCGGGGTGCCGGTCAACCAGACTTCGAGGCCGGTCAGGGGCGAGTCGTGCCGGGACGGGCGGTCCGCCCACCGCCCACCGCCGGTCACGCGGCCCTCGCCGCAATGGTGGTGAGTAGTTCGTCTTCGGCGAGCCAGCCGATCAGGAGTTCCGCGTATCCGATGAACTGGCGGCGGACCTGGGGCCGGCAGTCACAGTCGTTGCCGTGGGCGGCGTCGTGGAGGCGGTCGCCGTAGTGCAGGGCGGTGCCCAGGTTGACCATGGCGGGGTGGGTGTCGGTCGGTGGAGGGGTGGGTTGGTTGATGATGCTGAGCAGCACATCGGCGTGACAGGGCTGGTCGAGCGGGCACCAACAGGCCAGGTCACGCCCGGTGAGGTCACGCCGTGCGGCGGTGATCAGATCAGGGCGCAGGATCAGCCACTGCCGGTACTGGTCGATGGCCGTGGCCCGGTCGGCGGCGGTGGCGGCGGTAGGCTGGTAGGGGTTGCCGTAGCGGGTGGGACGTCCGACGTAGACGGCCCCGGCGGGCATCCGCCATCCGGCGGTGCGGCGGCGCTGAATCCGGCGGGCCGCCGGTCGGGTGAGCTGGGTCATCGGGTGGCCTTCCGTGGACGGGGGCGGCCGGCGACGGCGGCCCGGGTGACGGTGTGCCGGAGATCGTTGAGCAGCCCGTGGAGCTGCCGGCGGGCGCGCAGCTCGACCGGGGTCAGGGCGACGCGTACGCGGATCTCGGCGTGGTCGCGGCCGGCGGCGGTGCGGACCCTGACGAGGACGGCGCGACCGTGGCCGGGCAGGTCGATCACGATTTCTTCCGACCGGTGCTCGCCGAGGTTGCAGCGGTGGTCCCGTCCGCACCATCCGGTGTGATCGGGGCGGCGGGTCATGGGTGGCCGTCGCGGTACTCGGCGCGGATGTGCTCGATGAGTCGGCGGCCGGTGCGGACGCGGATGCCGGTGCCGTCGCAGCGGGGGCAGTCGCGTCGGGTGCCGATGGTCGTGCGGTGCGAACGGCGTCCGTGGCAGCGCCGGCAGTGTCCCCACGGGGACACGGCACACACGGCCAGGTATGACGCTGCGTATACGAGGGCGGCAAGGCTAGCGAGCAGGGCGATGGGGACCACGAAATGCCTCCACAGGCCGGTTTTCGGGTGCGTACGGCCGTCGCCGCTAGTTGTTAGGGCGCTGGCCATGGACCAGATGGGTTGCTAGCGGGGGTGCTAGGTCTAGCGGGGTGTGCCGCTAGACCTAGCACCCGATCGCTGCCCGGGTTAGGCGGCTTTGTCGCCTCGCCGCTTGTGACGCTCCGCAACCGCATCGGCGATGTGCTGGCGTTCGATGCCGCGCCGGTTCGCGCCCTTGCCCGTGGCCGGGTCGGTGCCCCATACCTGCCCGGTGGTGATCCCGTAGGGCTTGAGTGCGGCGGTCAACTGGTCGCGGGTCAGATCCCCGTAGGCGTCGGGGTTGAGGTCGGCGAGGCGTTCGGTCAGCGTCTCGGCCCACACCTTCGGCTCCGTCGCCGGGACCACGGTGAGGATGTCGTCCAACAGGGTGTCCCGCCGCGCCGCCGGGGTGGCCGGGGTCTGCCCGATCGCGTGTCCGGTCAGCGTCCCGGCAGCTTCCCTCAGGGCGCGTGCCCGGTCGGTGATCTTGTCGGCGGTGGGACCGTCGACGTAAAACGTGCGGACGATCTGCGCGTCGTCGGCCGCGCCGACGAGGTAGCCGACGCCCTTGTCCTTCTTGGCGAACATGGTCGCCCGGATGCCGTTCTTGTAGGCGCTGGTGCCCAGGATCATGTCGTTCTCAATCTGGCCCATGACCCGCAGGCAGAACCGGGTACCGGCGTTCGCCGACACCCCGGTCGGCAGGCTCTTCGCGTCGGGGCGTTGGGTGGCGACGACGAGGATGACGCCCAGGGCGCGACCGAGCTTGATGACCTTCTCGGCCAGCTCTCCGGCTTCCTTGCCGAACTCCGGGTGGGAGAACAACTCCTGCACCTCGTCCAGGGCGACGACAAGCCAGTGCAGGCCGAGCTTGCGCCGCCGGGCCAGTTCGGGGGTGACCTTGTTGTCCGGGCAGACGGCCTTGGGTAGGCCCTTGATGACGGCGGCGCGGCGCTGGCATTCCTTGCGCAGCTCCCGCAACGCCAACAGTCCTTCTTCGGCGGTGTCGTCGTCCTGCCCGGAGGCGTACCGGGCGGACACCTTTTCGAGGGGGTCGAGTCCGCCGGTGCCCTTGAAGTCGAAGCACCACAGTTCCGCGTACGGGTCCAGGGTGGCGGCGAGCATGGGTACCTGGGTGGCGGCGGTCTTGCCGTAGCCGGGAATCGACCCGATGAGCAGGTTGGTGTAGGGCAGCTCGAAGGAGATGACCCGTCCGCGTGGGTCGGTGCCGAACGGCACCGGCCTGCCCAGGTCGAACCCACCCGACGCCTTGAGTAGGGGCCACGGCTTCGGCGGGGTCGCGGCCATGTCCTGATCGCCCACCCACAGCAGCAGCCGGCCGGGGTGCACCTCCGGTTGCCCTTCCGGCCACACGCAGCCGAGAGGGCGGGTGAGGCCGGCGGCGAGCCGGTCCCGCCGCTCGATCACATCCCCGGCGGTGACACCGGGCGGCAGGTCGATGTCGGCCCGCCACCCGGGGCCGTCGCGGGTGATCGGCGCGGTGAACGCGATAGCCCGGTGTCCCTGCTTGGCGATGGCCTGGGTGATGCCGGCGATGCCGAGCACGGCCAAGGCGCGCACGACCACGTCGGAGGTGAGCCGGGCGACGCGGGGGATGACCACGGCGGTGTCGAGCAACGGCTTGTCGGCCGGTTGCCCCAGCAACCCGCACAGCGTCACCAGCATGGCCAGTACCGCCCACCGCGCCCACAACGGGGCCAGAGCGACGGCGACGCCACCGGCCAGGGTGACCGCGAGGGTGAAGGTGGCGACGATGCCGCGCCAGCGGACGCGCCGGTCACGCTGCCGGGAGAGCTTGAGGTACAGCTCGCCGTCGCGGGACTGGGAGGTGGCCTGCCGGTGCGGCTCGCCTTCCCAGTCGAACAACCACCGGGTACCGCCGGCCACCAACCGGGCCGCACCGGCCGGGGCGCGTAGGGCGAGTTTCCCGGCGTACTTCGGCAGCCGGGTGAGGTGGTAGCCGGTGGTGTGCAGCAGATGCCCCACCGCCCACCGCATCACGTCGACCAGCTCGGCGCGGGAGCGCAGCCACGCGGGCAGGATCGGCCGACGCTGCCCGGCGCGGGCACCGTCGAGGGTGAACCGCGGTGACCGCTGGACGTCCGGGGGGTCGACCAGCAGCGGCCCACCGTCGTCGGGGTCGGGGTCGGGGTCGGGGTTGGTGGTGCGGGCGGTGCGGGCGGCGTCGAGGTCGACCACGTCGGCGTCCGGGCCGCCCGGGTGGTGCAGGTCGCGTTCGGCGGCCTGCCAGTCGAAGCGAGGGTCTTCGTGGGGGGACGTCATGATGGGGGTTCCTCCAACAGGTCCGTTGGTTCGGATCGGGTGAGGGCCGGCGGCACGGCACGGTTCCTAGGCCATGGGCCGCGCCGCCGGGCAAGGGTGGGGTTGGGGGTCAGCGGCGGTCGCGGGGCGCGGCGCGGCCGTTGAGTTGCCGCCGCGCCCGGTCGACCTCCGGACGGTCGTGCAGGGCCTGACGCTGTCGCTCGGCTTCCTGCCGGGCGGTCGTGCTGCCGGTGGCCGTGGCGGTGGCGTCGAGGTCGCGCCACCGCTCGTAGGCGTCGGCGAACCGGTCGCCGCTCACCTGGGGTTCCGCTTCTCGGCGGCGGCCCGGTTGCGGTCGTCGGCCTGGCGCTGCGCTTCGGCCATCTGGGCCAGGCGTGCTTCCCGGCGGCGGGTGACGATCCGGTCGTGGTGTTCGCGCAACTGTCGATCGGACATACTGAGGGTTCTCCCGAGATCCCTATGCGGGTTGAGGGGTAGGGCCGGCGGCACAGCGGGTTGTCTAGGCCGTGTGCTGTGCCGCCGGGCGGGGTCACTTGTCGGTCGCGCCGCAGCAGCGGCAGGTCTTGCCCCCGTTGAGCGGGGCGCAGGCGCATCCGCAGGACAGGCATCCCCGGCCGGGAATGCCACCGGAGTTGGCGTGCAGGCAGCCGCATCGGCCGCAGCGGGTGGCCATCAGCGGCGGCCCTTGCGGCCGATCACGGTCGCGCCGTTGCCGATCGCGGACTGTCCCTTGACCGTGATCCGGCCGGTCGTGATCGGCCCGTCGCCTGATCCGGCCTCGAAGTTGTAATGGCCCTTCGTGCAGATGGCCAGCGTCCCGGTGTCGTCGACCGACACACTGCGGAAGCCGTTGCCGCACGTCGAGCAGGATGAGAGCGCCACGGTGGTTCCTCCCTGAAGGTTCGGGCGGCCAGGCGGTCTGGCGGCCCCCGCGCGGGCACCCTCCGGGGCGGGGTGGGTGCCCGACGGGGGCGGTCAGCCGACGGCGGTCAGGAACGCGGTGAGCGCGGTGCCGACCAGCCCGGCGAGCAGCAGATCGACGGCGGTGCGGACCCGCCGGTACTTGCGCACGGTCGTGCGGGACAGCCACACGAGGTGATTCGCCTGTTCGGCGGCGGCGGTCAGTGGCGGCGCGGTGGCCTCGGTCATCAGGTCCCCCGGTGTGGTGGTGGCGTAGCGGACCAGGCCGTGACCACCCCCCAGGGAGGGCCGGACCGTACCCGCGAGCAGTCCCACCGCCGTGCCGACCGCCGCGACCGTGGCCACCCCGGCGGCCAGCGCGGGGCTGGGCAGGTTGGTGCGGGCCAGGATCGCCACGCCGACCGTGACGGCCGCACCCG harbors:
- a CDS encoding cell division protein FtsK; its protein translation is MTSPHEDPRFDWQAAERDLHHPGGPDADVVDLDAARTARTTNPDPDPDPDDGGPLLVDPPDVQRSPRFTLDGARAGQRRPILPAWLRSRAELVDVMRWAVGHLLHTTGYHLTRLPKYAGKLALRAPAGAARLVAGGTRWLFDWEGEPHRQATSQSRDGELYLKLSRQRDRRVRWRGIVATFTLAVTLAGGVAVALAPLWARWAVLAMLVTLCGLLGQPADKPLLDTAVVIPRVARLTSDVVVRALAVLGIAGITQAIAKQGHRAIAFTAPITRDGPGWRADIDLPPGVTAGDVIERRDRLAAGLTRPLGCVWPEGQPEVHPGRLLLWVGDQDMAATPPKPWPLLKASGGFDLGRPVPFGTDPRGRVISFELPYTNLLIGSIPGYGKTAATQVPMLAATLDPYAELWCFDFKGTGGLDPLEKVSARYASGQDDDTAEEGLLALRELRKECQRRAAVIKGLPKAVCPDNKVTPELARRRKLGLHWLVVALDEVQELFSHPEFGKEAGELAEKVIKLGRALGVILVVATQRPDAKSLPTGVSANAGTRFCLRVMGQIENDMILGTSAYKNGIRATMFAKKDKGVGYLVGAADDAQIVRTFYVDGPTADKITDRARALREAAGTLTGHAIGQTPATPAARRDTLLDDILTVVPATEPKVWAETLTERLADLNPDAYGDLTRDQLTAALKPYGITTGQVWGTDPATGKGANRRGIERQHIADAVAERHKRRGDKAA
- a CDS encoding Pycsar system effector family protein, with the protein product MVPVPDPVWFTDRITEVRAELARADSKASTLMAVAGAAVTVGVAILARTNLPSPALAAGVATVAAVGTAVGLLAGTVRPSLGGGHGLVRYATTTPGDLMTEATAPPLTAAAEQANHLVWLSRTTVRKYRRVRTAVDLLLAGLVGTALTAFLTAVG
- a CDS encoding bifunctional DNA primase/polymerase, whose translation is MIDSAVLLAAALACAARGWHVFPLRPDTRPDDDHAKRPAFPNRCTADRCDRTDPRCRAAGRHVGWEDRATTDPDRIRRAWTQQPYGIGVACGPSGLVVVDLDVPKHPADVPPAEWAGARDGADVLIALADRHHGTVDPTYMQRTGRGGSHLFYRHPATGPMLGNTVGEWGGIGWKVDTRSHGGYVVAAGSTVNRRPYTIALDVDPAPLPGWLADLLAPTVRPTYRPAAVALPPDRRGAYLAAAIRRQVAHLTAAPDGHRNHALFTSAVALGQLAAGGALTDTDVYAVLEPAALSIGLRAGEVARTIASGLRVGARNPRHLAGTGKAAA
- a CDS encoding DUF4326 domain-containing protein, with translation MTQLTRPAARRIQRRRTAGWRMPAGAVYVGRPTRYGNPYQPTAATAADRATAIDQYRQWLILRPDLITAARRDLTGRDLACWCPLDQPCHADVLLSIINQPTPPPTDTHPAMVNLGTALHYGDRLHDAAHGNDCDCRPQVRRQFIGYAELLIGWLAEDELLTTIAARAA
- a CDS encoding helix-turn-helix domain-containing protein; the encoded protein is MPSTDNRVVLTIEEAAQRLGIGRTTMYALIKAGQIRTVTIGRLRRVPTFCLDEYVRDLLADPTPLDHAA
- a CDS encoding phosphoadenosine phosphosulfate reductase; the protein is MFSYGGGVQSTAALVLAATGRIEFPVFLFANVGDDSEDPATLVYLEQYAKPYAALHGIQLHELDRVRRDGTTETLYGRLTREGSRSLPIPVRMSNGAPGTRSCTADFKIKVIGRWLKAHGASADNPATVGVGISLDEIERVNNRRAEPYERTVYPLLDQAPPLRRHDCARIITAAGLPVPPKSACWFCPFRRPATWAETRRDRPEMFRRACDLENLLNARRAALGKDPVWLTRFNRPLALAVTAAQDMLPGFDPADDDALCDNGACFT